From the genome of Ciona intestinalis chromosome 4, KH, whole genome shotgun sequence:
tccccctcaaaataatcacccacaaagtaacatacatggtaactcgtaagctggcacgaggtgttaaacctgtgtgataacgactgtcatttttcggacatgcgaggataaagtaagttacattatttcatttattcaacattGAGAATTCTGATCAAGATAATAGGCTAGTtacgttttatgttttaaaataatatgataCACATTTTTGTTgaagcattttttataattagagaaattaaatgaatgagcAACATTGCTGCTAAACAGTAAATACCTTTAATGATCCCAGTCAGCTTCAAAACTAGTATAGTTTGCTTttcttaaaaatttgtttgaaaaccaataaataaaaaactaataacaaTGTTACACAAAAGATTAGTAAAAAAGGGGTGACATCTAGGCCACttctgtttgttatttatgtaCTGAGTCTTAGTCTTGCCACAACGTATACCTCTAACTTATAGAATCCTGCACTTCCCCCAGCGAAGAAGCATATGcgtgttaaaaaaacaagaaaacaagATTGTAAAGCTTACATTACAATTaggaaaattataaaatttccaCAATTCcaggtaaaatacatttactttttatgtgctaacttgtaagcgggattgaaatgtttgaaacataatactcttgttataacaagtgtCATTTCTTACTATGGATAGTTAtattcctttatttttttcatgacatttgataaaaaaaattgtagtcAAATAACAGCAAATGTATAATTAACTTATTGCAATCTATTTTATACAGGTTGCACCACATCAGCGCAGTTTAGggtctaaaaaaaaacttatttccAAATTTATTAAGACAAATTTGGACACCAACAAAGATTTAGTTAAGTGCACGCTATTTCGAATGACTTTTCCTGATGCTGGTGACCATCATGGCCATGAGATTGGAAAGGTAATTGTTTACATGTTTAAAGTCCtagaattttgtttattatgataTTTTTGACCAAATTTATTTCAGGTTCAGTTGGGAACTGTAACAAACCTGAACCGGTTAGTTTTGAAATATCTCAAGGAAATAATCGCTAAAGGAAACTCATCAGTGCCTGAGCTTAAGCAGCTTGTTGACAAGTATGTTGTTGAAGAACTCTTCAAAGATAGAACTCCACCACCACCaacaaacagaatattttatcCAACTAATCGTACTATTCGCAATCATTTGTACACAGCTGGTATTAAAGCAACACCACAACCAAGGTGCAAACGAAAATCGAAACAAGCTTTGTTACCCCTTGAATCGTCTAATACAGACAATTTTGATATACTTATTGATGCGACTGAAGTCATACAAGATAAATCAGTTCAAACTAATAGGATGCTGGAACTTATAGACACCATTAAAAAGGAGATGTACAATGTTACTTCAATAGATGCCTTGGTACAAGCAGAGGATCTTTTACATACAGCTTTACAAGTTCTAAAAAACAGTTGCGTTGACCCAGTTGTAAGGGATGAGATGGTTGTAAGTGATGAAATGGTTGCAACCAGCATACAGGGAAAGCGAAAGATGTTTCCAGTGTCAAATAGTGAAGGACCACAGTctaagtttcaaaaaatatatgagGATATTTTGGTTGGTACATCTCAGCCACAAGTTTTTACATCAGACAGTGATCAGTTGACACTTCATACAAATCCTGGGGTGAATATTGTGGTTAAAACACAAGATAAAATCAAATCAACACTACAAAAGAAAGGGAGTTTAACCAAAATAGTGCCTTCAATAAATTTGATGGGTCTTAATGTAAATCAGCCACTTCTAAAGATTGGACAAGATACACTCTCTTATGTACAACTTATGACTTTGGAAAAATCGGTAAATGCTGTAGATAGGAATTGCCTGCGTTCATTTGACGAAACTTTTCAAGATGGAAAGTTATGTGACAATATCATTAACAGTTATTTGTGGCAGCTTACTTCAAGATATAATCATGTCATCCATGCTGATACCAGTGTTGGATACAGAATTCAACATGGTGAAGATGTGGGACAATTAtgggaaaatgttaaaaaaaatgaaaagtctTATGCATTTATTCCATGGAAATCAAATGGCCAGTATTGGGTTATGATAGCAATCAATATCAAGGAGCGCAAGCTGTTGTACTTGGATCCAAACCAAACAGATGATATTGATAAAACACAGTATATTTATGAGGCCAAAGAATTCATCAATCGTTCATTATCAGATATTTTAGGATTTTCTTTGACTTCAAGTGCCACCAACGTGCATAAGCCCAACAAAGGGAATATGTCTCCTGGTATATACGTGTGCATGTACGCATACTGGCTAACAAAAGGAATGAGCTTAGTACAACCCCACAAACCTGTATTGTTTCGGAAACATATTTTTGACACCATAGTTGGAAATTGTACATTGGGTTTTCAGAACAAAGACAATTGCAAAGTGTGTCATAAAAATATCAGGCATATAACTGGCAACAGTACATTGTGGGTAGAGTGCTCATCTTGTCAACAGTGGTATCATGCACAATGTGTGGGAATGTCTGAAGAACAACTTATATGTGATGCTGATTTTTCATGTCCAAGAGATCTGAACTGATTATTGACATTATCCCAAACCATAATTTGGTGTtcagtttaaacatataaaatgtaatgGTTTAACATGTGGTCATATATtcacatatttaaaatttactgtgacaaatattataaattgaatTTGTTGTACCATAGTTTCTCccattataaacaataaatctgtacttaaaataaaaagtctgtacttaaaataaatttattagtttCCAAACTGTAAGACAGcatagaaatacaaaaaacaatcaacaattaATCGCTCACAAAATTTCATGTATATATTTCTGGTAAAACGTAAGtgtgcacaaggtgtatgaaaaaggcctttagtgttataacaactgtctttttttctttattggTACAATAAATAGGGGTGATTTATCTAatatctatttatttataggtATTGGGTATACCTtcattaaatcaaaatttataatatgcaGAAATGTTatgtcttttatttatttaaaatttacagatcaaaagttgaaataccacttttgtttaaaacttaacaaactTTTGAAACTTATACTTATTATGCTTCAATGGATACAGTAGAAGATGGAACAAATACATCCCTGGAGTCCGAACAGTGTGTTAAATGGTTTCCATCATTTGAACTGGCAGAACAAGAATTATACAGACATGAAGTTGATACAATGTGTTCCTTTactgtatttacaaaaatgaaGAATGATCCAGGTAAAAGTCATTCTAATGGCAAACCGATCAAATACAGAGAATGTTGGCGCAATTAAATAATggaagtttgtttttgtgtttatagatccatttaaactttaactcatactaatttttattttttgaaaaaaagttgGATTTATAATGAAGTACTACTTATTTTAGcgtttaatatttgttgtttcagaTAAGCTGCGCATACAGTGGGACAAAGATAATATACCATTCTTTGCAATGCGATTTATTAAGTACCAATGCACACATGGCAAAGGCTACAAAGGAAAACAGGtttgactattttttttatcaaccATGTCCTGTTTGTCCTCTTGTTACTTTTGCTTTTTATACATATCACAGACATAGGCAGTATAACAAACATTGAGTATTCttataaaaagtttggtgGCAAGataatagtttttgttttaaaatattatgataTCATTTTTGATATAAGCAAATTTTAGCTAATAgaagaatttaaattaaaatatttctacaaaacataccatgttatttaatttcaaacaaaGTAAGCAATGATAAACAACTGTCCCGCGCTGTGGTAAGtggcgcgcctgcctgtaacacagaggtaatgggttcaaggctcgacacTGCTATCagtgttggcgtatgtgtccttgggcaagacacttaacggcaattgctccaaacccagtggtcactaatgggttgtctaaattattagccatacataaaaaaatttaaaaaaaaatttaaaaaaataattacccacaaagggTCATTAATgcattcattatttattctgtaagagcttgaaaacaggttaaatgtttgcttttacttgtaaatgatttgttttaggaaaaaattgcttttgttttataaaaaacttagtGTGGCCAAACTGGTGCCAGCACCCTAGGACCTAGGTTATGACTCCCACGATCCCAGCCAACTTCAAAAAATAGAAGAACAAAAACTAGTATAGttcactgtttttaaaaatatgtttaaaaaacaatgaaaaaactGATTACCAatgttacataaaaaatgtaacaagcCCTGATTGTCTTTAGGttgtattataaatgtttagGATCTATTCTATGTGGTAGGATTCCTGGGGTCTAGGTCCGATTTAGCTTGTTACCCCAAAACCTAGGCTGcttatgtttgttgtttatgaaCTAAGTCTTAGTATTGCTACAACGTATACCTCTAATTTATAGACTCCTGTAATTAGCCTTGGGAAGAAGCATATGCGTGttaaaaaatcaagaaaaacaGATTGTGAAGCTTGCATTACAATACgggaaattataaaatttccaCAATTCAaggtaaaaatacttttaccacaccacttttttaaaagttatcaGTGTGGTAGTTTGTAGGTGAGcttgagg
Proteins encoded in this window:
- the LOC100176832 gene encoding uncharacterized protein LOC100176832 isoform X1 encodes the protein MDTVEYGSNTSLESEPCIKWFPSLELAEQELYRHEVDTMCSFTISKKKQTNADKRLVHWDKDNIPFFVMEFIKYKCTHGKGPGTRDRRNPALPPAKKHMRVKKTRKQDCKAYITIRKIIKFPQFQVAPHQRSLGSKKKLISKFIKTNLDTNKDLVKCTLFRMTFPDAGDHHGHEIGKVQLGTVTNLNRLVLKYLKEIIAKGNSSVPELKQLVDKYVVEELFKDRTPPPPTNRIFYPTNRTIRNHLYTAGIKATPQPRCKRKSKQALLPLESSNTDNFDILIDATEVIQDKSVQTNRMLELIDTIKKEMYNVTSIDALVQAEDLLHTALQVLKNSCVDPVVRDEMVVSDEMVATSIQGKRKMFPVSNSEGPQSKFQKIYEDILVGTSQPQVFTSDSDQLTLHTNPGVNIVVKTQDKIKSTLQKKGSLTKIVPSINLMGLNVNQPLLKIGQDTLSYVQLMTLEKSVNAVDRNCLRSFDETFQDGKLCDNIINSYLWQLTSRYNHVIHADTSVGYRIQHGEDVGQLWENVKKNEKSYAFIPWKSNGQYWVMIAINIKERKLLYLDPNQTDDIDKTQYIYEAKEFINRSLSDILGFSLTSSATNVHKPNKGNMSPGIYVCMYAYWLTKGMSLVQPHKPVLFRKHIFDTIVGNCTLGFQNKDNCKVCHKNIRHITGNSTLWVECSSCQQWYHAQCVGMSEEQLICDADFSCPRDLN